A genomic region of Glycine max cultivar Williams 82 chromosome 15, Glycine_max_v4.0, whole genome shotgun sequence contains the following coding sequences:
- the LOC100815106 gene encoding protein PLASTID MOVEMENT IMPAIRED 1-RELATED 1 — protein sequence MMLSRMEAGKKGGGGSSNQKKLLKDVETMNKALYLDRTSSRSSIPSANSRSKFTGKPQLPDPKSKSKASGDNNSENVQKDKKSIWNWRPLRALSHIRNKRFNCSFYLQVHLIEGLPPSFDDASLAVYWKRRDGVLVTQPAKVVQRVAEFEEKLTYTCSVYGSRSGPHHSAKYEAKHFLLYASLLSVPEMDLGKHRVDLTRLLPLTLEELEEEKSSGKWTTSFRLTGVAKGAAMNVSFGYTVVGDNASATRDSLPKALTSRQHSFAPTPTKLDVKPRQFDGSSKMRRATSLQYSSQAADEVKDLHEVLPLTKSALASSIDVLYTKLDEEKACSPLDDEAELDSFNLGPIKPDAYASDLGKERLEEHATKDENTCPVDDKPEPYVFQEKLETVKPDGYSLPDFENENPEHCLDNDFFVVDKGIELSSNESVKLEESIIKAPDDASTVDSASTLGISGIQISSEDSVKHDFLDDANDSSKDQAVVEEFASIKAPEDASTVDASCTLGISGIHVSSEDSVKHDFLDEANGLDTNELLMQELESALNSVSNLERVALESPKTVEAKLEFKMTKSHSLDDVTASVATEFLSMLGLDHSQMGLSSESEPESPRELLLRQFEKEALNGGFSSLFDFDMNYDNEADGGYDASAASEQWNFSEGVKSSSFLQDDLQEEHPVESQDVRSKQRAQMLEDLETEALMREWGLNEKAFHHSPPKDFAGFGSPIHLPPEEPPTLPPLDDGLGPFLQTKDGGFLRSMNPSIFKNSKSGGSLIMQVSNPVVVPAEMGSGIMEVLQCLASVGIEKLSMQAKELMPLEDITGKTMQQIAWEAMPVLEGAERQCHLQHDPIAWPDSAYVQRDLKGMPSKQKSGKFSSRTVANQTGSEFVSVEDLAPLAMDKIEALSMEGLRIQSGMSEEEAPSNIIAQSIGDISALQGKGVDVSGSLGLDGAAGLQLMDVKDSDDGGDGVDGIMSLSLTLDEWMKLDSGEIDDIDNISEHTSKLLAAHHANSFDFIRGSSKGEKRRGKSRRCGLLGNNFTVALMVQLRDPLRNYEPVGTPMLALIQVEREFMLPKQRIFDSVSEIRKNYDEDDESEIVAKVEMKDTEKEEKSSEEDEGIPQFRITEVHVAGLKPEPQKKKLWGTSSQQQSGSRWLLANGMGKSNNKLSLMKSKAASKSNAPVTTKGQPGGDSLWSISSRIDGARGKWKELAALNPHIRNPNVIIPN from the exons ATGATGTTGTCGAGAATGGAGGCTGGGAAGAAGGGTGGTGGGGGTTCTAGTAACCAGAAGAAATTGTTAAAGGATGTTGAAACCATGAACAAAGCTTTGTACTTGGATAGAACCTCTTCAAGGAGTTCAATACCTAGTGCAAATTCTAGATCTAAATTCACAGGGAAACCTCAGTTGCCTGATCCCAAATCCAAGTCTAAAGCCAGTGGTGATAATAATAGTGAGAATGTTCAGAAGGATAAGAAGTCCATATGGAATTGGAGGCCACTAAGGGCACTCTCGCACATCCGAAATAAGAGGTTCAATTGTAGTTTTTATCTCCAAGTTCATTTGATTGAGGGGTTGCCTCcgagttttgatgatgctagCCTTGCTGTGTACTGGAAGAGGCGCGATGGGGTTCTTGTGACCCAGCCGGCCAAGGTGGTTCAGCGTGTGGCTGAATTTGAGGAGAAGTTGACCTACACTTGCTCGGTGTATGGAAGCAGGAGCGGACCTCACCATTCTGCAAAGTATGAAGCAAAGCATTTTTTGCTCTATGCTTCACTTCTCAGTGTGCCAGAGATGGATTTGGGGAAGCACCGGGTGGATCTGACGAGGTTGCTTCCTCTCACTCTGGAGGAGCTTGAGGAGGAGAAGAGCTCGGGGAAGTGGACTACTAGTTTTCGATTAACGGGAGTGGCTAAGGGTGCTGCGATGAATGTCAGTTTTGGGTATACGGTGGTTGGTGATAATGCTAGTGCTACCAGAGACAGCCTTCCTAAAGCATTGACCTCCAGGCAGCATAGTTTTGCTCCGACTCCGACAAAGTTAGATGTTAAACCCAGACAGTTTGATGGAAGCAGCAAGATGAGACGGGCCACAAGTTTGCAATACTCATCTCAAGCTGCAGATGAGGTGAAGGATCTTCATGAGGTATTGCCATTAACTAAGTCAGCACTAGCCAGCTCAATAGACGTCTTATATACAAAATTGGATGAAGAAAAGGCTTGTAGTCCTCTGGATGATGAGGCAGAACTTGATTCCTTCAATCTTGGGCCAATCAAGCCAGATGCCTATGCTTCTGATCTAGGAAAAGAAAGGCTTGAAGAGCATGCAACTAAGGATGAAAATACATGTCCAGTGGATGACAAACCTGAACCCTACGTATTTCAAGAAAAGCTGGAGACAGTTAAACCAGATGGCTATTCTTTACcagattttgaaaatgaaaaccccGAACATTGTCttgataatgatttttttgttgttgataagGGCATAGAACTTTCATCAAACGAATCTGTTAAACTAGAGGAATCCATCATAAAGGCTCCTGACGATGCTTCTACAGTTGATAGTGCCAGTACCCTTGGTATATCAGGTATACAAATATCTTCTGAAGATAGTGTTAAGCATGATTTTCTGGATGATGCAAATGATAGTTCTAAGGATCAAGCAGTGGTAGAGGAATTTGCTAGCATAAAGGCTCCTGAGGATGCTTCTACAGTTGATGCTTCCTGTACCCTTGGTATATCAGGTATACATGTATCTTCTGAAGATAGTGTTAAACACGATTTTCTGGATGAGGCAAATGGCTTGGACACTAATGAGCTGCTCATGCAAGAACTAGAATCTGCTTTAAATAGTGTCTCAAATTTGGAGAGAGTGGCACTAGAATCTCCTAAAACTGTAGAAGCGAAATTGGAATTTAAAATGACAAAGTCACATAGCTTGGATGATGTTACAGCATCTGTTGCCACTGAATTTTTAAGCATGTTAGGCTTAGACCATAGTCAAATGGGCTTGAGTTCTGAAAGCGAGCCCGAGTCTCCAAGAGAGCTACTTTTAAGACAATTTGAGAAGGAGGCTCTGAATGGGGGCTTCTCTTCTTTGTTCGATTTTGACATGAACTATGATAATGAAGCAGATGGTGGCTATGATGCTTCTGCTGCTTCTGAGCAGTGGAACTTTTCTGAAGGTGTCAAGTCGTCATCCTTCTTGCAAGATGATCTGCAGGAGGAGCATCCAGTTGAGTCTCAGGATGTGAGGAGCAAACAGAGGGCTCAAATGCTAGAAGACTTGGAAACAGAAGCCTTGATGCGTGAATGGGGTTTGAATGAGAAGGCTTTTCATCATTCTCCACCAAAAGATTTTGCCGGTTTTGGAAGTCCAATTCATTTACCACCTGAAGAGCCTCCCACATTGCCTCCACTTGATGATGGGTTGGGCCCTTTTCTTCAGACAAAAGACGGGGGTTTTCTACGCTCTATGAATCCCTCAATTTTCAAGAATTCTAAAAGTGGTGGGAGCTTAATCATGCAGGTATCCAACCCTGTTGTGGTACCTGCAGAAATGGGTTCTGGGATAATGGAGGTTTTGCAGTGTTTGGCTTCAGTGGGTATTGAAAAGCTCTCAATGCAGGCAAAGGAGTTAATGCCACTGGAAGATATCACAGGGAAGACAATGCAACAAATAGCATGGGAAGCTATGCCTGTCTTAGAGGGTGCGGAGAG GCAATGCCATTTGCAGCATGATCCAATAGCATGGCCAGACAGTGCTTATGTGCAAAGGGACTTGAAAGGAATGCCATCTAAACAAAAGTCTGGCAAGTTTAGTTCAAGAACAGTGGCCAACCAAACAGGCTCAGAGTTTGTTTCAGTAGAAGACCTTGCTCCATTGGCTATGGATAAAATTGAAGCACTTTCAATGGAGGGTTTGAGAATCCAATCTGGGATGTCAGAAGAGGAAGCACCGTCAAACATCATTGCTCAGTCCATTGGAGATATTTCAGCTCTCCAAGGCAAGGGGGTTGATGTTAGTGGGTCCCTTGGCCTGGATGGAGCTGCTGGTTTGCAGTTGATGGATGTAAAGGACAGTGATGATGGTGGTGATGGTGTTGATGGGATAATGAGCCTATCATTAACTCTTGATGAATGGATGAAGCTGGATTCTGGTGAGATTGATGATATAGATAATATCAGTGAGCACACTTCCAAACTTCTTGCAGCCCATCATGCCAACTCTTTTGACTTCATTCGTGGGAGTTCAAAGGGAGAGAAGAGACGAGGCAAAAGCAGAAGATGTGGTTTGCTAGGAAACAATTTCACAGTAGCATTAATGGTGCAACTCCGTGATCCTCTGAGAAACTATGAGCCGGTTGGAACACCAATGCTTGCTCTTATACAAGTTGAGAGAGAGTTCATGCTTCCAAAGCAAAGAATTTTCGACAGTGTGTCTGAGATTAGGAAAAACTATGATGAGGATGACGAGAGCGAAATAGTAGCAAAGGTGGAAATGAAGGACACTGAGAAAGAGGAGAAAAGTTCTGAGGAGGACGAGGGCATTCCTCAGTTCAGAATCACTGAAGTCCATGTGGCAGGTCTAAAGCCTGAGCCTCAGAAAAAGAAGCTCTGGGGCACTTCAAGCCAGCAACAGTCTGGTTCTCGCTGGTTGCTCGCTAATGGAATGGGGAAGAGCAATAATAAGCTTTCACTAATGAAGTCAAAGGCTGCATCAAAATCTAATGCTCCAGTTACCACAAAGGGGCAACCTGGTGGTGACTCCTTGTGGAGCATATCATCTCGTATTGATGGCGCTCGAGGAAAATGGAAGGAGTTGGCAGCACTAAATCCACATATAAGAAACCCCAATGTCATTATACCAAATTGA